From the genome of Peptoniphilus sp. ING2-D1G:
TCTTTCATCTTCTCTTACTATCCCATCTATAATACCGAAAGTCTTTAAGTCCTCTGCTGTCAATTTCATAATTTCACTTGCTTTATCGGCCAAGCTTGCATCCTTGTACATAATAGATGCAAAACCCTCCGGTGAAAGCACGGAATAAATTGCATTTTTAAACATATATACTTTGTTTCCAACTGCAAAAGCAAGTGCTCCTCCGGAACCACCCTCTCCTATGATGAAGGATATCACTGCAACTTTCAAAGAACCCATAAGTGAAATACATTCCGATATAGCTTCAAACTGTCCTCTTTCTTCAGCTTCAATCCCCGGATAAGCCCCCGGAGTATCCACAAAAGTTATGATAGCTCTGCCAAATTTTTCCGCCTGCCTCATAAGGCGTGCAGCCTTTCTGTATCCTTCGGGCAAGGGCATCCCAAAGTTTGTTTCCACAGATTCATCTATATTTCTTCCCTTTTGTATTCCTAAAAAAGTTATCGGTCTGTTTTCAAAGGTTGCAACTCCGCCGAGCACTGTT
Proteins encoded in this window:
- the accA gene encoding Acetyl-coenzyme A carboxylase carboxyl transferase subunit alpha (Component of the acetyl coenzyme A carboxylase (ACC) complex. First, biotin carboxylase catalyzes the carboxylation of biotin on its carrier protein (BCCP) and then the CO2 group is transferred by the carboxyltransferase to acetyl-CoA to form malonyl-CoA; High confidence in function and specificity); protein product: MSEAYKTVQLARSEKRLRAKEVMEALFEDMIYLRGDRCFGDSKTVLGGVATFENRPITFLGIQKGRNIDESVETNFGMPLPEGYRKAARLMRQAEKFGRAIITFVDTPGAYPGIEAEERGQFEAISECISLMGSLKVAVISFIIGEGGSGGALAFAVGNKVYMFKNAIYSVLSPEGFASIMYKDASLADKASEIMKLTAEDLKTFGIIDGIVREDERQNPDFEQMKKLIGDELNRLDLLTPEQIVKECHEKFMKMGR